Proteins found in one Litorihabitans aurantiacus genomic segment:
- a CDS encoding TRAP transporter small permease — protein MDSVKKALDRALYWIVVVLFAMLVLIVVWQIVSRQVLGAPASWTDEGARLTFVWLGLFAAAFVFGERGHIAVEFVARKLPGRSERALAVVVQLITLAFTVVVLIWGGGRAASNAWLQNLSALPFTLGQMYLALPVAGTLIAFYSLYYVAGLLRGTHGPYVELEDESEVVAATVEPLTPRKEA, from the coding sequence GTGGATAGCGTCAAGAAGGCCCTCGACAGGGCCCTGTACTGGATCGTCGTGGTGCTGTTCGCCATGCTCGTGCTCATCGTCGTCTGGCAGATCGTCAGCCGCCAGGTGCTCGGGGCGCCGGCGTCCTGGACCGACGAGGGTGCCCGCCTCACCTTCGTGTGGCTCGGGCTGTTCGCCGCCGCCTTCGTGTTCGGCGAGCGCGGCCACATCGCCGTCGAGTTCGTGGCGCGCAAGCTCCCCGGGCGCAGCGAGCGCGCGCTCGCCGTCGTGGTCCAGCTGATCACGCTCGCCTTCACCGTCGTCGTGCTCATCTGGGGCGGCGGGCGGGCCGCGAGCAACGCGTGGCTGCAGAACCTCTCGGCGCTGCCGTTCACCCTCGGGCAGATGTACCTCGCCCTCCCCGTGGCCGGCACGCTCATCGCCTTCTACTCGCTGTACTACGTCGCCGGTCTGCTCCGCGGGACCCACGGGCCGTACGTCGAGCTCGAGGACGAGTCCGAGGTCGTGGCCGCCACGGTCGAACCGCTCACCCCGCGCAAGGAGGCGTGA
- a CDS encoding TRAP transporter substrate-binding protein produces MRNRTITAVVAGATTATLLLAACGPGFADGEGRPLRIALNQSEAHPSYIALDHLGEALAETTEGYDTDIYPNETLGAQAEALQLVSDGSVDMAVVSGPQLENLNPDFVVFNLPRVFDDVEHQMRVIHDPEITGDLFSSLEERNNITVLGGFTQGARSVYTDEPIETPADLAGKQIRVQESDLQLAMARALGGIGTPLAYGELYTGLQSGVVDAAENNEVSYFTQRHFEVAPYWSYTNHLVGLDYIIINSDLLASMTPADREAFDAAFTAAHEEHTQLWAEATQEAIEGATAGGATFSEVDDAAFAEPLEAMADTFITTDSQRALYDAARAAAQP; encoded by the coding sequence ATGAGGAACCGGACGATCACCGCGGTCGTCGCCGGCGCGACCACCGCGACGCTGCTCCTGGCCGCGTGCGGCCCGGGCTTCGCCGACGGCGAGGGCCGCCCGCTGCGCATCGCGCTCAACCAGAGCGAGGCCCACCCCTCCTACATCGCGCTCGACCACCTGGGCGAGGCCCTGGCCGAGACCACCGAGGGCTACGACACCGACATCTACCCCAACGAGACCCTCGGCGCCCAGGCCGAGGCGCTCCAGCTCGTCTCCGACGGCTCGGTCGACATGGCCGTGGTCTCGGGGCCCCAGCTCGAGAACCTCAACCCCGACTTCGTGGTGTTCAACCTGCCGCGCGTGTTCGACGACGTCGAGCACCAGATGCGGGTGATCCACGACCCCGAGATCACCGGGGACCTGTTCTCCTCGCTCGAGGAGCGCAACAACATCACGGTCCTCGGCGGCTTCACGCAGGGGGCGCGCTCGGTCTACACCGACGAGCCGATCGAGACCCCGGCCGACCTGGCCGGCAAGCAGATCCGGGTGCAGGAGTCCGACCTCCAGCTCGCCATGGCGCGCGCGCTCGGCGGGATCGGCACCCCGCTCGCCTACGGCGAGCTCTACACCGGGCTGCAGTCCGGTGTCGTGGACGCCGCCGAGAACAACGAGGTCTCCTACTTCACGCAGCGCCACTTCGAGGTGGCACCGTACTGGAGCTACACCAACCACCTCGTCGGCCTCGACTACATCATCATCAACTCCGACCTGCTGGCGAGCATGACGCCGGCCGACCGCGAGGCGTTCGACGCCGCGTTCACGGCGGCCCACGAGGAGCACACGCAGCTCTGGGCCGAGGCCACGCAGGAGGCCATCGAGGGGGCGACGGCGGGCGGGGCGACCTTCTCCGAGGTCGACGACGCCGCGTTCGCCGAGCCGCTCGAGGCGATGGCCGACACCTTCATCACGACCGACTCCCAGCGCGCGCTCTACGACGCCGCGCGAGCGGCGGCGCAGCCGTGA
- the larB gene encoding nickel pincer cofactor biosynthesis protein LarB: MADAPGTGTGTAWEPGPELLRVARLDHDRAARRGYPEAVLCEPKTPDQVAAIAAEVAAAGTPTLFTRVREDQVDAVLTALPDAHHDAVARLVAWPPQPPAPTGGLVVVLSAGTSDLAVAREAELTARHLGRATELVVDVGVAGLHRVLAQLDLLRSARVVVVAAGMDGALPSVVAGLVSCPVVAIPTSVGYGAAFGGVAPLLSMLNACSPGVAVVNIDNGYGGGHLAAQIAAG; this comes from the coding sequence GTGGCTGACGCACCCGGCACCGGGACCGGCACCGCCTGGGAGCCCGGCCCCGAGCTGCTGCGCGTCGCGCGCCTCGACCACGACCGCGCCGCCCGCCGCGGCTACCCCGAGGCCGTGCTGTGCGAGCCGAAGACGCCGGACCAGGTCGCCGCGATCGCCGCGGAGGTCGCCGCCGCCGGCACGCCCACGCTCTTCACGCGCGTCCGCGAGGACCAGGTGGACGCCGTCCTGACCGCGCTGCCGGACGCGCACCACGACGCCGTCGCCCGCCTCGTGGCCTGGCCGCCGCAGCCGCCCGCACCGACCGGCGGGCTCGTCGTCGTGCTCAGCGCCGGCACCTCCGACCTGGCCGTGGCGCGCGAGGCCGAGCTGACCGCGCGCCACCTCGGGCGCGCCACCGAGCTCGTCGTCGACGTCGGGGTGGCGGGGCTGCACCGCGTGCTGGCCCAGCTGGACCTGCTGCGCTCGGCCCGCGTCGTCGTCGTGGCCGCCGGGATGGACGGTGCGCTGCCGAGCGTGGTGGCGGGGCTGGTGAGCTGCCCCGTCGTCGCGATCCCCACCTCGGTCGGCTACGGTGCGGCGTTCGGCGGCGTCGCCCCGCTGCTGTCGATGCTGAACGCGTGCTCGCCGGGCGTCGCCGTCGTGAACATCGACAACGGCTACGGCGGCGGCCACCTCGCGGCGCAGATCGCCGCCGGCTGA
- the larE gene encoding ATP-dependent sacrificial sulfur transferase LarE: MTTAAAGIRDIGGIGDLGDLLAEPLATATATAAHALAGHAPLGVAFSGGVDSATLLALAVRTLGADAVVAVLGVSSSLATDERTRAHETAASIGARLVEVQTHEGSSAAYRANGPDRCFHCKDELFTRISDDLVAELGLAAVAYGENADDARRPDRPGSRAATQHRVLRPLAEAGMTKAMVRELARALEVPVADKPAAPCLASRIPHFSEVTPEKLAQVDAAETALRRLGFTDSRVRHHGDVARIELPTAELTTAVERREEVDAAVRAAGFRFAALDLRGIQSGAFTLPLVSVRG; encoded by the coding sequence ATGACGACGGCGGCAGCGGGCATCCGGGACATCGGCGGCATCGGCGACCTCGGCGACCTCCTGGCGGAACCGCTCGCGACGGCGACCGCGACCGCCGCGCACGCCCTGGCGGGCCACGCGCCGCTCGGCGTCGCGTTCTCCGGCGGGGTCGACTCGGCCACGCTGCTCGCGCTGGCGGTCCGCACGTTGGGCGCGGACGCCGTCGTCGCGGTCCTGGGCGTCTCCTCCAGCCTCGCGACCGACGAGCGCACCCGCGCGCACGAGACGGCCGCGTCGATCGGGGCGCGGCTGGTGGAGGTCCAGACCCACGAGGGCTCCTCTGCCGCCTACCGCGCGAACGGCCCCGACCGCTGCTTCCACTGCAAGGACGAGCTCTTCACGCGCATCTCCGACGACCTGGTGGCCGAGCTCGGCCTCGCCGCGGTCGCCTACGGCGAGAACGCCGACGACGCGCGCCGGCCGGACCGCCCCGGCTCGCGCGCCGCCACGCAGCACCGCGTGCTGCGCCCGCTCGCGGAGGCCGGGATGACCAAGGCGATGGTGCGCGAGCTCGCCCGCGCGCTGGAGGTGCCCGTCGCCGACAAGCCCGCGGCCCCGTGCCTGGCGTCGCGCATCCCGCACTTCTCCGAGGTCACCCCGGAGAAGCTCGCGCAGGTCGACGCCGCCGAGACCGCGCTGCGGCGCCTGGGGTTCACCGACAGCCGCGTGCGCCACCACGGCGACGTCGCGCGCATCGAGCTCCCGACGGCGGAGCTCACCACCGCGGTCGAGCGCCGCGAGGAGGTGGACGCCGCCGTCCGGGCGGCCGGCTTCCGCTTCGCCGCGCTCGACCTGCGCGGCATCCAGTCCGGGGCGTTCACGCTGCCCCTGGTGTCCGTCCGTGGCTGA
- a CDS encoding LacI family DNA-binding transcriptional regulator: protein MSERPADEDRPAPTIYDVARAAGVAPSTVSRALSRPGRVSTATAEKVHAAALELGYRRASVGPVLTSVPTRMLAMVVADIGNPQFVDVVRGATAAAEAAGYTMLLVDAQESDVREREAASTFLDAVDGLILTSPRLSDSGIRGIAKRRPVIVLNRIVSGLPSVLTDGARGVRRAAEHLGQLGHREITYVAGPEASWADGVRWRGLEEAGLELDMRVRRIGPNAPTVEGGARAARRWAQRPTTAVVAFNDVMAVGFVRGLRALGVAVPGEVSVVGFDNSAIGALTAPSLTSVASPLQLQGSTAVRNLLAIVGGARSSGEPVLLPVKLVVRDSTARAARSG from the coding sequence GTGAGCGAGCGCCCGGCCGATGAGGACCGCCCGGCCCCGACGATCTACGACGTCGCCCGGGCCGCGGGCGTCGCGCCCTCGACCGTCTCGCGCGCGCTGTCCCGCCCGGGCCGCGTGAGCACGGCGACGGCGGAGAAGGTGCACGCCGCCGCGCTGGAGCTCGGCTACCGGCGCGCGTCGGTCGGACCCGTGCTCACGTCCGTCCCCACCCGGATGCTCGCGATGGTCGTGGCCGACATCGGGAACCCGCAGTTCGTCGACGTCGTGCGCGGGGCGACGGCGGCGGCCGAGGCCGCCGGCTACACGATGCTGCTGGTGGACGCGCAGGAGTCCGACGTGCGCGAGCGCGAGGCGGCCTCGACGTTCCTCGACGCCGTCGACGGGCTCATCCTCACGAGCCCACGCCTGTCGGACTCGGGCATCCGCGGCATCGCGAAGCGGCGCCCGGTGATCGTGCTGAACCGCATCGTCAGCGGGCTGCCGAGCGTCCTGACCGACGGTGCGCGCGGCGTGCGCCGCGCCGCCGAGCACCTCGGCCAGCTCGGGCACCGCGAGATCACCTACGTCGCGGGTCCCGAGGCGTCCTGGGCCGACGGCGTGCGCTGGCGTGGTCTCGAGGAGGCCGGCCTCGAGCTCGACATGCGCGTGCGCCGCATCGGTCCGAACGCGCCGACGGTCGAGGGCGGGGCGCGGGCCGCGCGCCGGTGGGCGCAGCGGCCGACGACGGCGGTCGTCGCGTTCAACGACGTCATGGCGGTCGGGTTCGTGCGCGGGCTGCGCGCGCTCGGGGTCGCGGTGCCGGGCGAGGTCAGCGTGGTCGGCTTCGACAACAGCGCGATCGGGGCGCTGACGGCGCCCTCCCTCACCTCGGTCGCCTCGCCGCTGCAGCTGCAGGGCAGCACGGCCGTGCGCAACCTGCTCGCGATCGTGGGCGGGGCGCGCTCGAGCGGCGAGCCCGTGCTGCTGCCCGTGAAGCTCGTGGTGCGCGACTCGACGGCGCGCGCCGCGCGCTCGGGGTGA
- the pgi gene encoding glucose-6-phosphate isomerase, translating to MTSTTPVDPTSTPAWAELTALHGSFTPDLRGWFDGDPGRVERLTHALGDLHVDLSKNLVTDEVLASLVHLAQDTGVAERYAAMLAGEHINTTEDRAVLHTALRRPAGQAPSLEVDGQDVDADVAEVLGRIDAFAERVRSGDWVGVTGKRVETVVNIGIGGSDLGPVMVYEALKPYVQEGLSARFVSNIDPTDLAQKVADLDPETTLFIVASKTFTTLETLTNARLARDWLWERLAAAGAIGDDDAARTDAVAHHFVAVSTALEKVADFGIDTANAFGFWDWVGGRYSVDSAIGLSLAITLGPDAFRELLAGFHTVDEHVRTQPLERNVPVLMGLLNVWYVNFLGAQTHAVLPYAQQLHRFPAYLQQLTMESNGKSVRWDGSPVATDTGEVFWGEPGTNGQHAFYQLIHQGTRLIPADFIAVANPAYPLADGGRDVHALFLANFLAQTKALAFGKTAAEVEAEGTTGALVAARTFAGNRPTTSIVAPALTPAVLGQLVALYEHITFVQGVVWGINSFDQWGVELGKQLALQIAPAIEGDDDALAAQDASTRALIEYYRAHRG from the coding sequence ATGACCTCGACGACGCCCGTGGACCCCACCAGCACCCCGGCCTGGGCGGAGCTCACCGCCCTGCACGGCTCGTTCACGCCGGACCTGCGTGGCTGGTTCGACGGCGACCCCGGCCGGGTCGAGCGCCTCACGCACGCCCTCGGCGACCTGCACGTCGACCTGTCGAAGAACCTCGTGACCGACGAGGTGCTCGCCTCGCTCGTGCACCTCGCGCAGGACACCGGCGTCGCCGAGCGCTACGCCGCGATGCTCGCGGGCGAGCACATCAACACGACCGAGGACCGCGCCGTGCTGCACACGGCGCTGCGCCGCCCGGCCGGGCAGGCACCGTCGCTCGAGGTCGACGGGCAGGACGTGGACGCCGACGTCGCCGAGGTCCTGGGACGCATCGACGCGTTCGCGGAGCGTGTGCGTTCAGGTGACTGGGTGGGGGTCACGGGCAAGCGTGTCGAGACCGTGGTCAACATTGGCATCGGCGGCTCCGACCTCGGACCGGTGATGGTCTACGAGGCCCTGAAGCCGTACGTCCAGGAGGGCCTGAGCGCGCGCTTCGTCTCCAACATCGATCCGACCGACCTGGCCCAGAAGGTCGCGGACCTCGACCCCGAGACGACGCTGTTCATCGTCGCGTCGAAGACGTTCACGACGCTGGAGACGCTGACCAACGCGCGCCTGGCGCGCGACTGGCTCTGGGAGCGCCTGGCCGCCGCCGGCGCGATCGGCGACGACGACGCGGCGCGCACCGACGCCGTCGCACACCACTTCGTGGCCGTCTCCACGGCCCTGGAGAAGGTGGCCGACTTCGGCATCGACACCGCCAACGCGTTCGGTTTCTGGGACTGGGTCGGCGGGCGGTACTCGGTCGACTCCGCGATCGGGCTCTCGCTCGCGATCACGCTCGGCCCCGACGCGTTCCGCGAGCTCCTCGCGGGCTTCCACACGGTCGACGAGCACGTGCGCACGCAGCCGCTGGAGCGCAACGTGCCCGTCCTCATGGGCCTGCTGAACGTCTGGTACGTGAACTTCCTCGGCGCACAGACGCACGCCGTGCTCCCGTACGCGCAGCAGCTGCACCGCTTCCCGGCCTACCTCCAGCAGCTCACGATGGAGTCCAACGGCAAGTCCGTGCGGTGGGACGGTTCGCCAGTGGCGACCGACACCGGTGAGGTGTTCTGGGGCGAGCCGGGCACGAACGGGCAGCACGCCTTCTACCAGCTCATCCACCAGGGCACGCGGCTGATCCCGGCGGACTTCATCGCCGTCGCGAACCCGGCGTACCCGTTGGCCGACGGCGGCCGCGACGTGCACGCGCTGTTCCTCGCCAACTTCCTCGCGCAGACGAAGGCGCTCGCGTTCGGGAAGACGGCGGCGGAGGTCGAGGCCGAGGGGACCACGGGTGCGCTGGTGGCGGCCCGCACGTTCGCCGGCAACCGGCCCACGACGTCGATCGTCGCGCCCGCGCTGACGCCGGCCGTGCTCGGCCAGCTCGTCGCGCTCTACGAGCACATCACCTTCGTGCAGGGTGTGGTGTGGGGCATCAACTCCTTCGACCAGTGGGGCGTCGAGCTCGGCAAGCAGCTCGCGCTGCAGATCGCGCCGGCGATCGAGGGCGACGACGACGCCCTCGCCGCGCAGGACGCCTCCACCCGGGCGCTGATCGAGTACTACCGGGCGCACCGGGGCTGA
- a CDS encoding ExeM/NucH family extracellular endonuclease → MVIAPGAAAAVSPDAPVVINEVYGGGGNSGAVFSHDFIELRNTSSTPQSVDGWSVQYASSAGTNWSGRINLSGTIPAGGLYLVQGGTNNASVGAPLPTPNASGNVNLAGANGNVALTSSTAALSCQAAACAADAAVVDLVGFGTGAAFAGTGAAPAPSNSTSVARDAAGTNTADNAADFTVGAPTPSAGSTTPVDPPTPEPGETLTIAQVRALTSGTVTTRGVVTAAYPTGGYNGYVIQTPGTGAENDGRTVSDAIFVFSSATVGSVAVGDYVEVTGTRGEFNGLSQIQVTAASGLTQLTEEVPAPVPAAIALPAAADREPFESMLIAPQGDFTVSNTYSTNQYGEVGLASGTTPLIQPTQVARPGTPEAAAVAADNADRGVILDDGASTNFFNNRQQTPPYISTTDPVIIGAAVEFTDPVILDWRNNAWKLSPTSQVTPADASAYPATFENTRTQAPDAEAIGDADLTVGAFNVLNYFTTLGFNTPGCTSYDDRDGNPVTVRGGCDPRGAWGQADLDRQQSKIVDAINATDASVLGLMEIENSAKLGKPADAATATLVNALNAQAGTTKWDYVRSNSAELPPLSQQDVITNAIIFQPAEVELDGALRVLGNQSASGSAYQNAREPLGQSFVPVGGTDEESVFVVVNHFKSKGSAGPLQGDADAGDGQGASNASRVAQATALREWLPTVTEEGDAVALVGDFNSYGMEDPLEVFVQAGFTDAATEFGAGYSYSFQGLSGSLDHVFLNEAAMERATGADIWNINSGESIALEYSRYLNHGTDFYAPGPYRSSDHDPVIAGLSVEPVVPAEPVGLSLLNINDFHGRIDNNTVNFAGTVEQQRAAIDAEGGSSLFLSAGDNIGASLFASAVAQDQPTIDVLNALELASSAVGNHEFDQGYDDLVDRVIDGGENATFPILGANVRLADGSPALQEYSLHEVDGLTVAVIGAVTEETPTLVSPAGIADLTFTDPVEAVNRVAEQLTDGNLDNDEADVIIAEYHEGAGAGIPDGSTLEEEVADGGAFADIVNLTDPAVDVIFTGHTHKQYAWDGPVPGADGETRPILQTGSYGEFLGRVDLTVDPATGDVTEYTAENVARSTTPAADLVRDYPRVAAVKTIVDAALAEAQVIGSQPIGSVTADITTAYSGGSYVDGVYQGSGPLPSTGRDNRAAESTLSNLVANSLVSSLSSPDRGAATIGVVNPGGLRNELFFDADGVITYAEANAVLPFVNNLWTTSLSGEQFKVLLEQQWQTNADGTIPSRPYLQLGLSDNVTYTFDATRPMGDRITSVTVDGEPLDPAASYRIGTFSFLATGGDNFRVFTQGTDTRDSGLVDREAWISYLGDASPVTPSFARRAVQVPEVAPVAAGGQLSVALGQLDLTSLGSPRNTTATATLGDVELGEFAVTEGATTIAAQVPATVAAGDYDLVVTVAPSGTEVTVPVTVTADLTVPFTDVPEDNQFFNEIRWAFQNGITTGWTEADGSKTYRPLANINRDAMAAFLYRLAKPVGYTAPTVSPFVDVPTSNQFYTEIAWLHEQGISTGWATPAGAEFRPLEPINRDAMAAFIYRYAKQPAFDAPTVSPFDDVDPSNQFYKEITWMHAQGIATGWPEGNDGRAVYRPVAPIARDAMAAFLFRYSNLQD, encoded by the coding sequence GTGGTGATCGCGCCCGGCGCCGCAGCCGCCGTGAGTCCCGACGCCCCCGTGGTGATCAACGAGGTCTACGGGGGAGGTGGGAACTCCGGTGCCGTCTTCTCGCACGACTTCATCGAGCTGCGCAACACCAGCTCCACGCCGCAGTCGGTCGACGGCTGGTCGGTGCAGTACGCGTCCTCCGCCGGGACGAACTGGAGCGGCCGCATCAACCTGAGCGGGACCATCCCCGCCGGCGGTCTCTACCTCGTCCAGGGCGGGACGAACAACGCGTCCGTGGGAGCCCCGCTGCCGACGCCGAACGCGAGCGGCAACGTCAACCTCGCCGGCGCGAACGGCAACGTCGCGCTGACCAGCTCCACCGCCGCGCTGAGCTGCCAGGCCGCCGCGTGCGCCGCCGACGCCGCCGTGGTCGACCTCGTCGGATTCGGCACGGGTGCCGCGTTCGCCGGTACGGGAGCCGCTCCGGCGCCGAGCAACTCCACCTCGGTCGCTCGTGACGCCGCCGGCACCAACACCGCGGACAACGCCGCCGACTTCACGGTCGGCGCGCCCACGCCGTCCGCCGGGTCGACCACGCCCGTCGACCCGCCGACCCCCGAGCCCGGCGAGACGCTGACGATCGCCCAGGTGCGGGCCCTGACCTCCGGCACCGTCACCACGCGCGGCGTCGTCACCGCGGCCTACCCCACGGGTGGCTACAACGGCTACGTCATCCAGACGCCCGGCACCGGCGCCGAGAACGACGGCCGCACCGTCTCCGACGCGATCTTCGTCTTCTCCTCGGCCACCGTCGGCTCCGTCGCCGTCGGTGACTACGTCGAGGTGACCGGTACGCGCGGCGAGTTCAACGGCCTGTCCCAGATCCAGGTGACCGCGGCCTCCGGCCTCACGCAGCTGACCGAGGAGGTGCCCGCGCCCGTCCCGGCCGCGATCGCCCTGCCGGCCGCCGCGGACCGCGAGCCGTTCGAGTCGATGCTGATCGCTCCGCAGGGCGACTTCACCGTTTCCAACACCTACTCGACCAACCAGTACGGCGAGGTCGGCCTGGCCAGCGGCACCACGCCGCTGATCCAGCCCACCCAGGTCGCGCGCCCCGGCACGCCCGAGGCGGCCGCCGTCGCCGCGGACAACGCCGACCGCGGCGTGATCCTGGACGACGGCGCGTCGACGAACTTCTTCAACAACCGTCAGCAGACGCCGCCCTACATCTCCACCACCGACCCGGTCATCATCGGCGCGGCGGTCGAGTTCACGGACCCGGTCATCCTCGACTGGCGCAACAACGCGTGGAAGCTCAGCCCGACCTCGCAGGTCACCCCGGCCGACGCGTCCGCCTACCCCGCGACGTTCGAGAACACGCGCACGCAGGCGCCCGACGCCGAGGCCATCGGTGACGCCGACCTGACCGTGGGCGCGTTCAACGTCCTGAACTACTTCACGACGCTCGGGTTCAACACCCCGGGCTGCACGTCCTACGACGACCGCGACGGCAACCCCGTCACCGTCCGCGGCGGCTGCGACCCGCGCGGCGCGTGGGGCCAGGCCGACCTGGACCGCCAGCAGTCCAAGATCGTCGACGCCATCAACGCCACCGACGCGAGCGTCCTCGGGCTCATGGAGATCGAGAACTCCGCGAAGCTCGGCAAGCCGGCCGACGCGGCCACGGCCACGCTCGTGAACGCCCTGAACGCGCAGGCGGGCACCACGAAGTGGGACTACGTCCGGTCCAACTCGGCGGAGCTCCCGCCGCTGTCGCAGCAGGACGTGATCACCAACGCGATCATCTTCCAGCCGGCCGAGGTCGAGCTGGACGGCGCCCTCCGCGTGCTCGGCAACCAGAGCGCGAGCGGGTCCGCGTACCAGAACGCGCGCGAGCCGCTCGGGCAGAGCTTCGTGCCCGTCGGCGGCACCGACGAGGAGAGCGTCTTCGTCGTCGTCAACCACTTCAAGTCCAAGGGTTCGGCCGGCCCGCTGCAGGGCGACGCCGACGCCGGTGACGGTCAGGGCGCCTCCAACGCCTCGCGCGTGGCCCAGGCCACGGCGCTGCGCGAGTGGCTGCCGACCGTGACGGAGGAGGGCGACGCCGTCGCGCTCGTCGGCGACTTCAACTCCTACGGCATGGAGGACCCGCTCGAGGTCTTCGTCCAGGCGGGCTTCACCGACGCCGCCACGGAGTTCGGCGCCGGCTACTCCTACAGCTTCCAGGGCCTGTCCGGCTCGCTCGACCACGTCTTCCTCAACGAGGCGGCGATGGAGCGCGCGACCGGCGCCGACATCTGGAACATCAACTCGGGCGAGTCCATCGCGCTCGAGTACAGCCGGTACCTCAACCACGGCACGGACTTCTACGCCCCGGGCCCGTACCGCTCCTCGGACCACGACCCGGTCATCGCCGGTCTCTCGGTCGAGCCGGTCGTCCCCGCCGAGCCGGTCGGCCTCTCGCTGCTGAACATCAACGACTTCCACGGTCGCATCGACAACAACACGGTGAACTTCGCCGGGACGGTCGAGCAGCAGCGCGCGGCGATCGACGCCGAGGGCGGCTCCTCGCTGTTCCTCTCGGCCGGTGACAACATCGGTGCCTCGCTGTTCGCCTCCGCCGTCGCGCAGGACCAGCCCACGATCGACGTCCTCAACGCGCTCGAGCTGGCCTCCTCGGCGGTCGGCAACCACGAGTTCGACCAGGGCTACGACGACCTCGTCGACCGCGTGATCGACGGCGGCGAGAACGCGACGTTCCCGATCCTGGGCGCCAACGTGCGCCTGGCGGACGGCAGCCCCGCGCTCCAGGAGTACTCGCTGCACGAGGTCGACGGCCTCACGGTGGCCGTGATCGGCGCGGTGACGGAGGAGACCCCGACGCTGGTCAGCCCGGCCGGCATCGCGGACCTGACGTTCACCGACCCGGTCGAGGCGGTCAACCGCGTCGCCGAGCAGCTCACGGACGGCAACCTCGACAACGACGAGGCCGACGTCATCATCGCCGAGTACCACGAGGGTGCCGGCGCCGGCATCCCCGACGGCTCGACGCTCGAGGAGGAGGTCGCCGACGGCGGCGCGTTCGCGGACATCGTGAACCTGACCGACCCCGCGGTCGACGTCATCTTCACCGGTCACACGCACAAGCAGTACGCGTGGGACGGCCCGGTCCCGGGCGCGGACGGCGAGACCCGTCCGATCCTGCAGACCGGCTCCTACGGCGAGTTCCTCGGTCGGGTCGACCTGACCGTCGACCCCGCCACGGGTGACGTCACGGAGTACACGGCCGAGAACGTGGCCCGCTCGACGACGCCGGCCGCCGACCTCGTGCGGGACTACCCGCGCGTGGCCGCGGTCAAGACGATCGTCGACGCGGCGCTCGCCGAGGCCCAGGTCATCGGCTCCCAGCCCATCGGCTCGGTCACCGCCGACATCACGACCGCCTACTCGGGCGGCTCCTACGTCGACGGCGTCTACCAGGGCTCCGGCCCGCTGCCCTCCACGGGCCGCGACAACCGCGCCGCCGAGTCCACGCTCAGCAACCTGGTCGCCAACTCGCTGGTCTCCTCGCTGTCCTCCCCGGACCGCGGCGCCGCCACGATCGGCGTGGTCAACCCGGGTGGTCTGCGCAACGAGCTGTTCTTCGACGCCGACGGCGTGATCACCTACGCCGAGGCGAACGCGGTCCTGCCGTTCGTGAACAACCTCTGGACCACGAGCCTCTCGGGCGAGCAGTTCAAGGTCCTCCTCGAGCAGCAGTGGCAGACGAACGCCGACGGCACCATCCCGTCGCGTCCGTACCTGCAGCTGGGTCTGTCGGACAACGTCACGTACACGTTCGACGCCACGCGCCCGATGGGCGACCGCATCACGTCGGTCACGGTCGACGGCGAGCCGCTCGACCCGGCCGCGAGCTACCGCATCGGGACGTTCTCGTTCCTCGCGACCGGTGGCGACAACTTCCGGGTCTTCACGCAGGGCACGGACACGCGCGACTCCGGTCTCGTGGACCGCGAGGCGTGGATCTCTTACCTCGGCGACGCGTCCCCGGTCACGCCGAGCTTCGCCCGCCGCGCCGTGCAGGTTCCCGAGGTGGCCCCGGTCGCCGCGGGCGGCCAGCTCTCGGTGGCGCTGGGTCAGCTCGACCTGACGTCGCTCGGTTCGCCGCGCAACACCACGGCGACGGCGACGCTCGGCGACGTGGAGCTCGGCGAGTTCGCCGTCACCGAGGGGGCGACGACGATCGCCGCCCAGGTGCCGGCGACGGTGGCCGCGGGTGACTACGACCTGGTCGTGACCGTGGCGCCCTCGGGCACCGAGGTCACGGTCCCGGTGACGGTCACGGCCGATCTCACGGTGCCGTTCACGGACGTGCCGGAGGACAACCAGTTCTTCAACGAGATCCGCTGGGCGTTCCAGAACGGCATCACGACCGGGTGGACCGAGGCCGACGGCTCGAAGACCTACCGTCCGCTGGCGAACATCAACCGCGACGCGATGGCGGCGTTCCTGTACCGCCTGGCCAAGCCGGTCGGCTACACCGCTCCGACGGTCTCGCCCTTCGTGGACGTCCCGACGAGCAACCAGTTCTACACGGAGATCGCGTGGCTCCACGAGCAGGGCATCTCGACCGGGTGGGCCACGCCCGCCGGCGCCGAGTTCCGTCCGCTCGAGCCCATCAACCGCGACGCGATGGCGGCGTTCATCTACCGCTACGCGAAGCAGCCCGCGTTCGACGCGCCGACGGTGTCCCCGTTCGACGACGTCGACCCGAGCAACCAGTTCTACAAGGAGATCACCTGGATGCACGCCCAGGGGATCGCCACGGGTTGGCCCGAGGGCAACGACGGACGCGCGGTCTACCGGCCGGTCGCCCCGATCGCCCGCGACGCGATGGCGGCGTTCCTGTTCCGCTACAGCAACCTGCAGGACTGA